From Penicillium psychrofluorescens genome assembly, chromosome: 1, one genomic window encodes:
- a CDS encoding uncharacterized protein (ID:PFLUO_000541-T1.cds;~source:funannotate), which produces MDINSLLSGDSNSQPGNLAPAPSLTANPNAQSSPGPPSHNKALQRTRSRQAKTSSPLAQQIYAPAGSGSSAPSPPAASPSVGPTLGGGNGTPPSEPASSRQASTPGMDTLADLAAMQHHQPQRPNTATMLRNTESYQSQLSPSTMHPHVNAVSHNTPTPRTSFDIAMADGPRESARRNYAKTSLVPNAQHQATLLFSKIQENPHSYEAHVQFIGLLHAGFVNHVYPPNNPDIQGDPRQYDLLKDMRTAREEMDKLFAMGEDLWTEWIQDESMLARSVEERIAVTELCQRSVEEEYGSTQLWKIYGEWVQYLYYSASGDGGASQWSEEDRLVGREVFTWQSVLDVWQGGADATRWRINNGNPVWDQLLALCTQDISRAPSQEKINHVRSLYDVRLQTPHATWDQTFQAFSSFISTYYNNNYEEIMSETVARASDAKAWYNAREELELKLSKAQETGDRSIEWHVYAEYIDWEVSRSRRKREFHFDLAEAIYQRAVLRFPTDVSLWEDYVMFLIDESMHGHTSTTTISTLHRATRHCPWSGNLWSQYLLSSEREGQGFQKISNIKHQATSTGLLDAGGLEEVLKVHTTWCSYLRRRAFLSDSTDEDLDVAEVGIRSAIESVQELGEKKYGRSYQGDPLFRLERIYIRYLSESGSWDSARETFKGLVPTRGNSYEFWITYYDWELISWSKFVQGEATVDAARRTPNPSYATAVLKQAIKRTDLDWPEKIVQTYITHCEDYEDSDELQLAVLETRKAMRAVNAQREKKAAELLQQQQEQEQQQQQSAATDEQAPSAEKRKREDDIDANGLPAKKARAEEAPPQEDEPVALRRDRENATVVVKNLPHHLSEHEVRQFFRHCGTINSVKMFHGQDGNSEIAIIEFETKEEALGAQIRDQKLLKENTIEVQIGTGSTLFVTNFPATADEEYIRNLFGKYGEIVDIRFPSLKYNTNRRFCYLQFASTSSAHHATEIDGTEVENGLHLLAKISDPTQKQHRTGPQAEGREVYVTNIDFKADEDSLNEAFTRFGHVESVILPRNAAGKKRGFAFVVFSSKEEATEALAMDGQVLLSRQIKVEISNPAGPKRTAHTVISRVKSESPAPVNGTASDDVEVPVGERAERTLALMNVPDTVNDARIRALVEPFGRLIKIVLRPDHQGAIVEFADVQDAGKASMTLEGKEIIPGRHIRIGTVRDLKQQRAEVKTDRVTSIKQEKKPGPTFAQGPIKRPQQPGTRGGRRGGLGLKQHPSLGTTPTSTSSPAGSSDKMDTTADVKEEGTGKPKKSNDDFRAMVTGSHGK; this is translated from the exons ATGGACATCAATTCCCTGCTCTCTGGGGACTCGAATTCTCAACCAGGCAATTTAGCACCAGCTCCTTCCTTGACAGCCAACCCGAATGCGCAGAGCTCTCCGGGTCCGCCTTCTCACAACAAAGCACTGCAGCGAACCCGCTCGCGCCAAGCCAAAACTTCCTCCCCCCTTGCCCAGCAGATCTACGCCCCCGCCGGGTCGGGTTCGTCTGCTCCATCGCCACCGGCTGCCAGCCCATCAGTTGGCCCCACCCTGGGGGGCGGTAATGGGACTCCGCCTTCTGAGCCAGCTTCGTCCAGACAAGCGTCCACGCCGGGGATGGATACCCTAGCCGATCTGGCTGCCATgcaacaccatcaaccccaacggCCGAACACTGCCACCATGCTGCGAAATACCGAGTCTTACCAAAGCCAActttctccatccaccatgcACCCTCATGTGAACGCTGTCAGCCACAACACACCTACTCCGCGGACATCCTTCGACATTGCGATGGCGGACGGCCCCCGGGAAAGCGCCCGCCGAAACTATGCCAAGACATCGCTGGTCCCCAATGCTCAGCATCAGGCGACCTTGCTATTCAGCAAGATCCAGGAGAACCCCCACTCGTACGAGGCCCATGTGCAATTCATCGGACTGCTCCACGCAGGCTTTGTCAACCATGTCTACCCACCCAACAACCCGGACATCCAGGGTGATCCTCGTCAGTACGATCTTCTCAAGGACATGAGGACCGCTCGGGAGGAAATGGACAAGCTGTTTGCTATGGGTGAAGATCTCTGGACGGAATGGATCCAAGATGAAAGCATGCTCGCCCGTTCGGTCGAAGAACGAATCGCCGTGACGGAACTGTGCCAGCGGTCAGTTGAGGAGGAATATGGAAGCACGCAGCTGTGGAAAATCTACGGCGAATGGGTGCAGTATCTCTACTACTCAGCCTCTGGCGACGGCGGAGCTAGCCAGtggtcggaggaggatcGGCTGGTTGGGCGTGAAGTGTTTACCTGGCAGTCCGTTCTGGACGTATGGCagggcggcgccgacgccaCCCGTTGGCGAATCAACAACGGCAATCCAGTGTGGGATCAATTGCTGGCTCTGTGCACGCAAGACATTTCACGTGCCCCATCTCAGGAGAAAATCAATCACGTCCGAAGCCTGTACGACGTCCGGCTGCAGACCCCTCATGCGACGTGGGACCAAACTTTCCAAGCCTTCTCGAGTTTCATTTCGACCTactacaacaacaactaTGAGGAAATCATGTCTGAGACGGTCGCCCGCGCGTCGGATGCGAAAGCCTGGTATAACGCACGAGAAGAGCTCGAGCTCAAATTGAGCAAGGCTCAGGAAACCGGTGACCGGAGCATCGAGTGGCACGTCTATGCTGAATACATCGACTGGGAAGTGAGCCGCAGCCGCCGGAAGCGAGAATTTCATTTCGATCTTGCCGAAGCCATCTACCAGCGCGCGGTCTTGCGGTTCCCCACCGATGTGTCTCTCTGGGAGGACTATGTGATGTTCCTGATCGACGAATCCATGCATGGCCATACATCGACTACGACGATCTCGACTCTGCATCGTGCGACTCGGCACTGCCCGTGGTCGGGTAATCTTTGGTCCCAATACCTGCTCAGCTCCGAACGAGAAGGCCAGGGATTCCAAAAGATATCCAACATCAAGCACCAAGCTACCAGCACTGGCCTACTGGATGCTGGCGGCTTAGAGGAGGTCTTGAAGGTTCACACCACCTGGTGCAGCTATCTTCGGCGACGCGCTTTCCTCTCCGACTCCACGGATGAGGACCTGGACGTGGCAGAAGTTGGCATTCGCTCGGCGATCGAGAGCGTCCAGGAactgggcgagaagaaatACGGTCGATCTTATCAGGGTGACCCTCTCTTCCGGCTCGAGCGTATCTACATCCGTTATCTCAGCGAAAGCGGCAGCTGGGACAGCGCACGAGAAACTTTCAAGGGTCTTGTCCCTACCCGGGGCAACAGCTATGAGTTCTGGATTACCTATTATGACTGGGAGCTCATTTCCTGGAGTAAGTTTGTTCAAGGCGAGGCTACTGTGGATGCGGCCAGGCGGACACCCAACCCGAGCTATGCCACGGCGGTGTTGAAGCAAGCCATCAAGCGGACGGATCTCGATTGGCCCGAAAAGATTGTCCAAACTTATATCACCCACTGCGAGGACTACGAAGACTCGGATGAACTCCAATTGGCTGTGCTGGAAACTCGAAAGGCTATGAGGGCGGTGAATGCccagagagaaaagaaagctGCGGAGTTGCtacagcagcaacaagagcaggagcagcaacagcagcagtctgCTGCCACGGATGAGCAAGCACCTTCGGctgagaagaggaagcgcGAGGACGATATCGACGCGAATGGACTTCCTGCCAAAAAAGCGCGTGCCGAGGAGGCACCCCCACAAGAGGATGAACCCGTGGCGCTTCGCCGGGATCGTGAGAATGCAACAGTGGTGGTGAAAAACTTGcctcatcatctctctgAGCATGAAGTTCGGCAGTTTTTCCGTCAT TGTGGCACTATTAACAGTGTCAAGATGTTCCATGGACAGGATGGGAATTCTGAAATTGCCATCATCGAGTTCGAAACCAAGGAAGAGGCTCTTGGGGCGCAAATCCGTGACCAGAAACTTCTCAAGGAGAACACCATCGAGGTGCAGATCGGGACCGGATCCACGCTGTTCGTCACGAACTTTCCAGCTACAGCAGACGAAGAGTACATTCGCAATCTTTTTGGCAAG TATGGTGAAATTGTCGACATCCGTTTCCCGTCTCTCAAGTACAATACCAATCGGCGATTTTGCTATTTGCAGTTtgcctccacctcctcggcgcATCATGCTACCGAGATAGACGGAACCGAGGTCGAAAATGGCCTACATCTACTAGCGAAAATCTCTGATCCTACGCAGAAGCAGCACCGAACCGGCCCTCAAGCCGAAGGGAGGGAAGTTTATGTTACCAACATAGACTTCAAAGCCGACGAAGACAGTCTCAACGAGGCTTTTACTAGATTTGGGCACGTCGAATCCGTCATCCTTCCGCGCAATGCCGCTGGCAAAAAGAGAGGGTTTGCCTTTGTCGTTTTCTCTAGCAAGGAAGAAGCGACCGAGGCTCTCGCGATGGACGGCCAGGTGCTCTTGTCACGCCAGATCAAAGTGGAGATCAGCAACCCCGCCGGCCCCAAGCGTACTGCCCATACTGTTATCTCTCGCGTCAAGTCAGAATCACCGGCGCCGGTTAATGGCACCGCCTCGGACGACGTGGAAGTACCCGTTGGTGAGCGAGCGGAGCGCACCCTCGCCTTGATGAATGTCCCAGACACGGTCAACGATGCACGGATCCGGGCTCTCGTCGAGCCATTCGGACGACTGATCAAGATTGTGTTGCGTCCTGATCACCAGGGCGCTATCGTGGAGTTTGCCGATGTCCAGGATGCTGGGAAGGCGTCTATGACGCTAGAGGGGAAGGAGATCATCCCGGGCCGCCACATCCGGATTGGAACCGTTCGCGATTTGAAGCAGCAACGGGCTGAGGTGAAAACCGACCGGGTCACCTCTATCAAACAGGAGAAGAAACCGGGCCCGACTTTCGCTCAGGGTCCGATCAAGCGCCCTCAGCAGCCTGGAACCCGCGGTGGACGCAGAGGTGGGCTTGGGCTGAAGCAACACCCTTCTCTCGGCACGACCCCGACCTCCACCAGTTCCCCCGCCGGCTCGAGCGACAAAATGGACACCACGGCTGATGTCAAGGAGGAAGGTACTGGCAAGCCCAAAAAGAGCAACGACGATTTCCGCGCGATGGTCACAGGCAGCCATGGAAAGTGA
- a CDS encoding uncharacterized protein (ID:PFLUO_000542-T1.cds;~source:funannotate), whose protein sequence is MDFRLVPRGTDRNYTGFFTKTIVYSGTLVVFLASFALTLSSIIIPKWISYHSDRPAYHYSYGLHRRCSSLSDTCESFPQRDDCHGDDRYFCSMWRSVGFLMSFAVVLQGMSVVAYLVILSGGKRLRENGWRVLSVLVILSAAVQAAGMSVVAYLFDNEDRFFVGWKLDQSWVFCTVSWCIGLVCAAAIIIAAQILPSEGGYELIPDHDDLRVT, encoded by the exons ATGGACTTCCGCCTCGTGCCTCGAGGCACAGACCGAAACTACACCGGTTTTTTCACGAAGACGATTGTCTACTCAGGGACCCTGGTGGTGTTCTTAGCTT CCTTCGCCTTGACTCTCAGCTCGATCATCATCCCGAAATGGATCAGCTATCACAGCGATAGG CCAGCCTACCACTACTCCTACGgcctccaccgccgctgcTCCTCCCTCTCGGACACCTGCGAAAGCTTCCCCCAACGCGACGACTGCCATGGCGACGATCGCTATTTCTGCTCGATGTGGCGATCCGTCGGCTTCCTGATGTCCTTTGCCGTCGTGCTGCAGGGCATGAGCGTCGTCGCGTATCTGGTTATCTTGTCGGGCGGGAAACGGCTCCGCGAGAATGGGTGGCGCGTGCTTAGTGTGCTGGTTATTCTTTCGGCGGCCGTGCAGGCTGCTGGCATGTCGGTTGTG GCATACCTGTTCGACAACGAAGACCGGTTTTTCGTTGGCTGGAAACTCGACCAGTCTTGGGTCTTCTGCACGGTCAGCTGGTGTATTGGGCTCGTTTGTGCCGCAGCGATTATCATCGCTGCGCAGATCTTGCCCTCGGAAGGTGGCTACGAGCTTATACCGGACCATGATGATCTGAGGGTTACTTAA
- a CDS encoding uncharacterized protein (ID:PFLUO_000543-T1.cds;~source:funannotate) gives MAADKPTGEYRQYLPELNIPRFQAMCQQDAHEYAHEFKTKHNPPWLHALYMHWLDLYQEPFKGVTTDGNVRPGLFTLQDEGVPVQEIVTATEAATALLDDKQKEALSYHIDSPQWRTWSNPEFLLSHKGIRLDEVNATTRDSIMNILKTTLSPEGYDKAVAAMRINHFLGELVKSPEVMNEFSYNFVLFGKPSTTRPWGWSFYGHHLCLNIFLYKSQIVASPWFTGAEPNEIDAGPHAGTRIMQTEEKLGLQLMQSLSGELQSKARIYAQMNDPAMPPGRWNRDDQRHLCGAYRDNREVPYEGITVSTFSAAQKELLYGILEEYLLYLPAKARTIRLEQVRAHEGETHFCWIGGNGDEDPFYYRIQSPVVLVEFDHHSGVFLKNEEPKKFHIHTLLRTPNGGDYGYALRPQVPAVEGLNGKHIIW, from the exons ATGGCCGCCGACAAGCCGACGGGCGAGTATCGCCAGTACCTGCCAGAGCTGAACATCCCGCGCTTCCAGGCGATGTGCCAGCAGGATGCGCACGAGTACGCGCACGAGTTTAAGACGAAGCACaatccgccatggctgcatGCGCTGTACATGCACTGGCTGGATCTGTATCAGGAGCCTTTCAAGGGCGTTACTACCGACG GCAATGTCCGCCCCGGGCTCTTCACATTACAAGACGAGGGCGTACCCGTCCAAGAGATCGTAACTGCCACTGAAGCGGCCACCGCACTCCTAGACGACAAGCAGAAAGAAGCCCTGAGCTACCACATCGACTCGCCGCAGTGGCGAACATGGTCGAACCCCGAGTTTCTACTGAGCCACAAGGGCATCCGGCTAGATGAAGTGAACGCCACCACGCGGGATTCCATCATGAACATCCTTAAAACGACTCTCTCCCCTGAAGGCTACGACAAAGCCGTCGCAGCGATGCGCATCAACCACTTCCTAGGCGAGCTGGTCAAGTCCCCAGAGGTGATGAACGAGTTCTCATACAACTTCGTGCTGTTCGGGAaaccatccaccacccgGCCGTGGGGGTGGTCGTTCTACGGCCACCACCTGTGCCTGAACATCTTCCTCTACAAGAGCCAGATTGTTGCGTCGCCGTGGTTCACGGGCGCGGAACCAAATGAGATTGACGCTGGCCCACACGCCGGCACACGGATTATGCAGACGGAAGAGAAGCTCGGCCTGCAGCTTATGCAGTCGCTGTCTGGCGAGCTGCAGTCCAAAGCCCGCATTTACGCACAGATGAACGACCCGGCTATGCCGCCTGGCCGCTGGAACCGCGATGACCAGCGCCACCTGTGCGGCGCATACCGGGACAACCGCGAGGTGCCGTACGAGGGGATCACAGTGTCGACTTTCAGCGCCGCACAGAAGGAGTTGTTGTACGGGATTCTCGAGGAATACCTGCTCTACCTGCCCGCGAAGGCGCGCACAATCCGTCTGGAGCAGGTCCGCGCGCACGAGGGTGAGACGCACTTCTGCTGGATTGGCGGgaatggcgacgaggatcCGTTCTACTATCGCATCCAGAGCCCTGTTGTCCTCGTCGAGTTTGATCACCACTCCGGCGTCTTCTTGAAGAATGAGGAGCCGAAGAAATTCCATATTCACACGCTTCTGCGCACGCCTAATGGTGGGGACTATGGGTACGCTCTGCGCCCGCAGGTCCCGGCTGTGGAGGGTTTGAATGGCAAGCATATCATTTGGTAG
- a CDS encoding uncharacterized protein (ID:PFLUO_000547-T1.cds;~source:funannotate), giving the protein MSKLGMCGETMPLLRSVEMGVEILEAMDESVVARKSVEIIRHYLREFRASDAQQSSASGAEGEAEAPTPTDQGLGQSAFDIPGIARLFDDIGGLPMLDG; this is encoded by the exons ATGTCCAAACTCGGCATGTGTGGCGAGACGATGCCACTACTCCGGTCCGTGGAAATGGGCGTGGAGATTCTAGAGGCAATGGATGAGTCTGTTGTGGCAAGAAAATCAGTTGAGATTATTCGGCATTATCTGAGAGAGTTCCGAGCTTCCGATGCACAACAATCTAGTGCGTCTGGGGCTGAAGGCGAGGCGGAAGCGCCTACCCCAACTGATCAAGGGCTAGGCCAGTCAGCATTTGATATTCCT GGCATTGCTCGGTTGTTTGATGATATTGGGGGACTGCCGATGCTGGATGGATAG
- a CDS encoding uncharacterized protein (ID:PFLUO_000540-T1.cds;~source:funannotate) has protein sequence MGSVSPYGLLVRSARTGVSYVPRRTLASTAIRRAQDDSNNKKGGFLSSMKNLFLGGDKHDHAVINTQQAPAREKGGLGADSIFAQEMNKTSGATPTRQKKEAQDLGQEEKKYLESRQWSNLQAGLNPVPKSMRRWQTKMVVREIRKRGRVPRIVQIKRTEREELVKSHWFKTSVKKLGPLARQIAGKNIDEAILQMRFSKKKAAKDVLEHLEHAKNVAVVRSGMGLGMAPESEPFMPTTVTLPDGTKKKITDPTSIYIEQAWVNRGPYGEQMEHRARGRINRLRPPATGISVLLKEEKTRIREWQDREATALRQRKEQLWTQLPDRKISAQNQYYSW, from the exons ATGGGCTCGGTCTCACCATATGGACTGCTGGTCCGATCTG CTCGGACCGGCGTCTCCTACGTCCCTCGCCGGACATTGGCCTCGACCGCCATCCGCCGCGCACAGGATGACTCCAATAACAAAAAGGGAGGATTCCTCTCATCGATGAAAAACCTGTTCCTGGGTGGCGACAAGCACGACCACGCGGTCATCAATACCCAGCAAGCACCCGCAAGAGAGAAAGGCGGCTTGGGTGCCGACTCGATCTTCGCGCAGGAAATGAACAAGACATCGGGAGCCACGCCTACCcgccagaagaaggaagcgCAGGATTTgggacaagaagagaagaagtatCTGGAGTCGCGGCAGTGGTCAAATCTGCAAGCGGGACTCAACCCTGTCCCGAAAAGCATGAGGCGGTGGCAGACTAAGATGGTGGTTCGCGAGATCCGAAAGCGCGGCCGTGTGCCACGAATTGTGCAGATCAAACGCACAGAAcgcgaggagctggtcaagtcGCATTGGTTCAAGACCTCGGTGAAGAAGCTGGGTCCACTGGCCCGGCAGATTGCGGGCAAGAacatcgacgaggccatcTTGCAGATGCGCTTCAGtaagaagaaggccgccaAGGATGTGCTCGAGCATCTGGAGCATGCGAAGAACGTCGCCGTCGTTCGTTCCGGTATGGGCCTGGGCATGGCGCCAGAATCGGAACCGTTCATGCCCACCACGGTCACCCTCCCGGACggcacgaagaagaagatcaccGACCCAACATCCATCTACATCGAGCAGGCGTGGGTCAACCGTGGTCCCTATGGCGAACAGATGGAGCACCGTGCCCGAGGCAGAATCAATCGGCTGCGCCCTCCAGCAACGGGCATTTCCGTCCTcctgaaggaggagaagaccCGGATCCGCGAGTGGCAGGACCGTGAGGCTACCGCGTTGCGGCAGCGGAAAGAGCAGCTCTGGACCCAGTTGCCAGACCGGAAGATCTCTGCCCAGAACCAGTACTACAGCTGGTGA
- a CDS encoding uncharacterized protein (ID:PFLUO_000544-T1.cds;~source:funannotate), translated as MSLSWSNEPPAARVPYAIPQYEGERITIPGSKGVFRILASAKQTGGLMAVFQSGAGLSDAPGFHYHNHAHDVFLVTKGYLKLWNGDKCRIMAPGDFAYIPPKVIHNPEMIGPHTETQGLITPGDWVDFFRYVSEPFEGLIVPETDNRDLKALLIPKVMAAKGKFDVVFQPHYQAPEVGEWTKEDEKLPDGNEGYFLRANTGPRWMAGGVMSRPFVTTKQSNGLVAISSIESSKDYGETLFSRFVTFEKVDHCFCVMEGALRVTLQGEEGTLFREGETVVIPAGQAFSLGFETKYVRVHSFSDGDGIESLIHEVGKPLEEVILPDSAPALDLSQLESVAAHLNVKL; from the exons ATGTCTCTATCGTGGAGTAACGAACCGCCCGCGGCGCGCGTACCCTACGCTATCCCACAGTATGAGGGCGAGCGCATCACGATCCCTGGCAGCAAAGGTGTGTTCCGCATTCTGGCCTCCGCAAAACAAACAGGTGGTTTGATGGCTGTGTTCCAGAGCGGTGCTGGCCTCTCCGATGCACCGGGGTTCCACTACCACAACCATGCTCATGACGTTTTTCTTGTCACCAAGGGCTACCTGAAGCTGTGGAATGGTGACAAGTGCCGGATTATGGCCCCCGGTGACTTTGCTTATATCCCCCCT AAAGTCATCCACAACCCCGAGATGATCGGCCCGCACACCGAAACCCAGGGCTTGATCACGCCAGGGGACTGGGTGGATTTCTTCCGCTACGTCTCCGAGCCATTTGAGGGACTCATTGTGCCTGAAACAGACAACCGAGATCTAAAGGCCCTGCTGATCCCCAAGGTCATGGCCGCGAAGGGGAAATTCGACGTCGTCTTCCAGCCCCACTACCAGGCCCCGGAGGTGGGCGAGTGGACGAAAGAAGATGAGAAATTGCCCGACGGCAATGAGGGATACTTCCTGCGCGCGAATACGGggccgcggtggatggcCGGTGGCGTGATGTCGAGACCGTTCGTCACGACCAAGCAGAGTAATGGCCTCGTCGCGATCTCTAGCATCGAGTCTTCGAAAGACTATGGCGAGACGCTGTTTTCGAGATTCGTGACCTTCGAGAAGGTGGATCATTGTTTCTGTGTCATGGAGGGTGCTCTTAGGGTTACCTTgcagggcgaggaggggACTTTGTTCCGTGAGGGCGAGACTGTTGTTATTCCGGCGGGCCAGGCCTTTTCACTTGGGTTTGAGACCAAGTATGTTCGGGTTCATTCTTTCTCTGATGGAGATGGCATTGAGTCGTTGATCCATGAGGTTGGCAAGCCCTTGGAGGAAGTGATTCTGCCTGACTCGGCGCCGGCGTTGGACCTGTCGCAGCTTGAATCAGTGGCGGCGCATCTCAATGTGAAGCTGTAA
- a CDS encoding uncharacterized protein (ID:PFLUO_000545-T1.cds;~source:funannotate) gives MNLHPSEPSGRVPHRLATESLLDCVYQGNYRERESSRSANYVLDLEKKVDELTSRLRTAEGAVSTSGPTPQVPGVPIQPLIPAGVETTPCSMPRNGSTPREPAKLPGEQPEELAESVDDEINELNTHTNGIEFHGSTSSAAIIGHLQKARESKALEQQWNPRPVDESFSLISTLHNPSFSPSTTGAGQSLSIEIQNYYFEQAHVFMNGYFENIHFIHPFVDKDDFLARANGLWFNRSQHPEPSFVALYLSVLSFGALVRVWDENRIAGLTRFEWSRKLFGEAQAYLNYLRFSNDLETVQCLYLMVYGSLLFRICFFESVID, from the exons ATGAATCTACACCCAAGCGAGCCAAGCGGCCGCGTGCCGCACAGGCTTGCGACCG AAAGCCTGCTCGATTGTGTGTATCAAGGGAATTACCGAGAGCGAGAAAGCAGCCGGTCTGCCAACTATGTCCTCGACCttgagaagaaggtcgatGAGTTGACCTCGCGGCTGCGCACGGCCGAAGGGGCGGTTTCCACGTCGGGACCAACTCCTCAGGTACCGGGAGTGCCAATCCAGCCACTTATTCCAGCCGGCGTTGAAACAACCCCGTGCTCGATGCCTCGCAATGGCTCCACACCGCGCGAACCTGCAAAGCTTCCCGGCGAGCAACCAGAGGAGTTGGCAGAGAGTGTCGACGATGAAATAAATGAGTTGAACACGCACACCAATGGCATTGAGTTCCATGGTAGCACATCGTCTGCCGCCATCATTGGTCACCTGCAAAAAGCGCGGGAGTCCAAAGCGTTAGAGCAGCAGTGGAATCCCCGGCCAGTAGATGAATCTTTCTCTCTGATTTCGACGTTACACAATCCCAGCTTCTCACCTTCCACCACTGGAGCTGGACAGAGCTTGTCCATCGAGATTCAGAACTATTATTTCGAGCAAGCGCATGTGTTTATGAATGGCTATTTTGAGAATATCCATTTTATTCACCCGTTCGTTGACAAGGATGATTTCCTGGCTCGCGCCAATGGCCTTTGGTTTAACCGATCCCAACATCCTGAGCCTAGCTTTGTTGCCCTGTATCTGAGTGTGCTCTCTTTTGGGGCACTGGTACGTGTTTGGGATGAGAACAGAATTGCTGGCCTAACACGCTTTGAATGGAGTCGGAAGCTCTTTGGCGAAGCACAAGCCTATTTAAATTACCTGCGGTTCTCTAATGACCTTGAGACTGTCCAATGTCTCTATTTGATGGTATATGGCAGCCTGCTTTTTAGAATCTGCTTTTTTGAATCGGTGATTGACTGA
- a CDS encoding uncharacterized protein (ID:PFLUO_000546-T1.cds;~source:funannotate) — protein MDEYHNRAIPERDDTEYAIIPWMIDFAQIIRRVSVQIYHSRISLQEKLQLALQIEMEMDRWLARLPEKIRPDIDGYKLSRSALRDPKWARRQRLVLGIREILQRQDATISAIFEPLYSQAAPSSK, from the exons ATGGACGAGTACCACAATCGAGCCATCCCTGAAAGAGACGACACAGAATATGCCATCATTCCCTGGATGATCGACTTTGCTCAAATAATCAGACGAGTCTCGGTCCAGATCTATCACTCTAGGATTTCTCTGCAAGAGAAACTACAACTTGCCCTTCAGATTgaaatggagatggatcgTTGGCTCGCAAGACTTCCAGAAAAAATCAGACCGGATATCGATGGATACAAACTGTCGCGCAGCGCCCTGCGTGATCCGAAATGGGCCCGAAGACAGCGACTTGTGCTGGGGATTCGTGA GATATTACAACGTCAAGATGCTACTATTTCGGCCATTTTTGAGCCACTTTACTCGCAAGCTGCGCCATCCTCCAAGTGA